A window from Streptomyces subrutilus encodes these proteins:
- a CDS encoding MerR family transcriptional regulator: MPPAKARPAAAAPGAARGPRSARAGATAAPAGAPRRADVGLSTGAVAQRLGVAATTLRSWERRYAIGPAVRIDGKHRRWLAEDIARLEEMCRLTALGVPPAEAARAARTPGGPAGTGPGRPEARAPGGRDALPLGRARAECRGLARAAVRLDAPAVEVLLRGALEEHGCVSAWEEIIAPTLHAVGRKWASAAARAQGAVPAGPAAAVSAASAASAGERYIEVEHLLSWLVSCALRSLPRSAPRTGFPPVLLACAPGELHSLPLEALWAGLGERALPVRMFGPAVPADALGEAVRRVAPSLVVVWAQGRPSAPSDIVTAVEGTERGLRGARTRSTLLVAGPGWSAVPDAGSRRLTGLGSGLDLIERMLPR; this comes from the coding sequence ATGCCTCCCGCGAAGGCCCGTCCCGCCGCCGCGGCTCCGGGAGCCGCCCGCGGTCCGCGAAGCGCCCGGGCCGGTGCGACCGCCGCGCCCGCCGGGGCGCCCCGCCGGGCGGACGTGGGGCTGAGCACCGGCGCCGTCGCCCAGCGGCTCGGCGTGGCCGCGACCACCCTGCGCTCCTGGGAGCGCCGCTACGCGATCGGGCCCGCCGTACGGATCGACGGCAAGCACCGCCGCTGGCTGGCCGAGGACATCGCCCGGTTGGAGGAGATGTGCCGCCTCACCGCGCTCGGGGTGCCGCCCGCCGAGGCCGCGCGGGCCGCGCGCACCCCCGGCGGCCCGGCCGGCACGGGCCCCGGGCGTCCCGAGGCGCGCGCCCCGGGGGGCCGTGACGCCCTGCCGCTGGGCCGGGCCCGCGCCGAGTGCCGGGGGCTCGCGCGCGCGGCCGTACGCCTGGACGCCCCGGCGGTGGAGGTGCTGCTGCGCGGTGCGCTGGAGGAGCACGGCTGCGTGTCCGCCTGGGAGGAGATCATCGCGCCGACCCTGCACGCCGTCGGCCGCAAATGGGCCTCGGCGGCGGCCCGGGCCCAGGGCGCGGTCCCGGCCGGCCCGGCTGCCGCGGTTTCGGCGGCGTCGGCCGCTTCGGCGGGGGAGCGGTACATCGAGGTGGAGCACCTGCTGTCCTGGCTCGTCTCCTGCGCCCTGCGGAGCCTGCCGCGCAGCGCCCCCCGGACGGGCTTCCCGCCCGTCCTGCTGGCCTGCGCGCCCGGAGAGCTGCACAGCCTGCCCCTGGAGGCGCTCTGGGCCGGCCTCGGGGAGCGGGCACTGCCGGTACGGATGTTCGGGCCGGCCGTCCCGGCCGACGCCCTGGGCGAAGCCGTACGGCGCGTCGCGCCCTCCCTCGTCGTGGTGTGGGCGCAGGGCCGACCGAGCGCGCCCTCGGACATCGTGACCGCGGTCGAGGGCACGGAGCGGGGCCTGCGCGGTGCCCGGACCCGCTCGACGCTGCTGGTCGCGGGGCCGGGCTGGAGCGCCGTGCCCGACGCGGGGTCCCGGCGCCTCACCGGCCTCGGCTCCGGGCTCGACCTCATCGAGCGGATGCTGCCCCGATGA
- a CDS encoding NAD(P)/FAD-dependent oxidoreductase, giving the protein MGAGLAGLACARDLAGAGLEVQVLEAGDAVGGRVRTDRVDGYLIDRGFQVFNTAYPQVRARMDLRSLKLSPFTPGVVTHTGEGRTRRLVDPSRRPREARHLPDAGLSPRDLAALGALSARDACLPAALLRRAGAARTTRAALRGAGFSDRFVEEFFRPFLSGVFLEDELETSGRVFHLVWRSMLRGTLCLPAEGIGAVPRQLADGLPPGSVRLETAVTALTADGVHTTRYGELPAAAVVVATGPGAAGRLLEDVGTPPYRTVTTFYHAAPDLRGHGPDLVTDTARRFLNSCVLSEVSPGYAPAGSSLVATSVLGTGGPAGSGKALLGTLAEVYRTPTEGWAEVAVRTVQEALPAMTGAWPLSRTTRAGGRRYVCGDHRATGSVQGALASGARAAREVLADLDR; this is encoded by the coding sequence GTGGGAGCGGGACTGGCCGGGCTGGCCTGTGCCCGCGACCTCGCCGGGGCCGGCCTGGAGGTGCAGGTGCTGGAGGCCGGCGACGCCGTCGGGGGCCGGGTCCGCACCGACCGGGTGGACGGCTACCTCATCGACCGGGGATTCCAGGTCTTCAACACCGCCTACCCGCAGGTCCGGGCCCGGATGGACCTGCGGTCCCTGAAGCTGTCGCCGTTCACCCCCGGCGTGGTGACGCACACGGGGGAGGGCCGGACGCGCCGGCTCGTCGACCCGAGCCGCCGCCCCCGCGAGGCGCGCCACCTGCCGGACGCCGGGCTCTCGCCGCGCGACCTGGCCGCGCTCGGCGCGCTGTCCGCCCGCGACGCGTGCCTCCCGGCGGCGCTGCTGCGCAGGGCGGGCGCCGCGCGCACCACACGGGCGGCGCTGCGCGGGGCCGGGTTCTCGGACCGGTTCGTCGAGGAGTTCTTCCGGCCGTTCCTGTCCGGGGTGTTCCTGGAGGACGAACTGGAGACCTCGGGCCGGGTCTTCCACCTCGTGTGGCGCAGCATGCTGCGCGGGACGCTCTGCCTGCCGGCCGAGGGCATCGGCGCGGTCCCGCGGCAGCTGGCCGACGGCCTGCCGCCGGGCAGCGTGCGGTTGGAGACCGCCGTCACGGCGCTGACCGCGGACGGCGTGCACACCACCCGGTACGGCGAACTGCCCGCTGCCGCGGTGGTCGTGGCCACCGGCCCGGGCGCGGCCGGCCGGCTGCTGGAGGACGTGGGCACGCCGCCCTACCGGACCGTGACGACCTTCTACCACGCCGCCCCCGACCTGCGCGGACACGGCCCCGACCTGGTGACCGACACGGCCCGCCGGTTCCTGAACAGCTGCGTCCTCAGCGAGGTGTCGCCCGGGTACGCGCCCGCCGGCAGCTCCCTCGTCGCCACCTCCGTCCTCGGCACCGGCGGACCGGCCGGCTCCGGGAAGGCGCTGCTCGGGACGCTCGCCGAGGTGTACCGGACCCCGACCGAGGGCTGGGCGGAAGTGGCCGTGCGCACCGTCCAGGAGGCGCTGCCCGCGATGACCGGTGCCTGGCCGCTGTCCCGGACCACGCGCGCGGGAGGCCGCCGCTACGTGTGCGGCGACCACCGCGCCACCGGCTCGGTGCAGGGCGCGCTCGCCTCCGGGGCCAGGGCGGCCCGCGAGGTGCTGGCGGACCTGGACCGCTGA